One part of the Arabidopsis thaliana chromosome 1 sequence genome encodes these proteins:
- a CDS encoding uncharacterized protein (FUNCTIONS IN: molecular_function unknown; INVOLVED IN: biological_process unknown; LOCATED IN: cellular_component unknown; BEST Arabidopsis thaliana protein match is: Putative endonuclease or glycosyl hydrolase (TAIR:AT5G35640.1); Has 93 Blast hits to 85 proteins in 7 species: Archae - 0; Bacteria - 0; Metazoa - 0; Fungi - 0; Plants - 93; Viruses - 0; Other Eukaryotes - 0 (source: NCBI BLink).), with translation MMMKATRQQAKAVTSVFWDIKTCPVPSEYDARLVPQAFCKGFENFTTHLSSQKHEQMLDKDDVAVTTVFWDINRCPIPLDCDPCRVGPAFRQYLEDLRYSGPLTIYAIGRLTDISDDILQAMKPYIGSDEDEEDEDTNEEDEE, from the exons atgatgatgaaggcAACGCGGCAGCAAGCTAAGGCCGTAACATCGGTCTTCTGGGATATCAAGACGTGTCCGGTTCCCTCTGAGTATGATGCTCGTCTA GTCCCACAGGCGTTTTGCAAAGGCTTTGAAAATTTCACTACCCATCTCTCTAGTCAAAAACATGAACAGATG TTGGACAAGGATGATGTGGCTGTAACAACAGTCTTTTGGGATATCAATAGGTGTCCTATTCCCCTTGACTGTGATCCTTGTCGGGTCGGTCCGGCTTTTAGACAGTATTTAGAGGATTTACGCTACTCTGGTCCGCTCACCATCTATGCCATTGGCCGACTAACAGACATCTCTGATGACATCCTGCAAGCG ATGAAGCCCTATATTGGGAGCgatgaggatgaggaagacgaagaCACTAATGAGGAAGACGAGGAGTAA